The Prosthecomicrobium sp. N25 genome contains a region encoding:
- a CDS encoding IS256 family transposase: protein MARRKQPTIPDTILDQLLAGADPKTAFDPNGLIDELKKAFAERALNAEMDHHLASGENGNARNGYGKKTVLTDSSRIELEVPRDWQATFDPQLIAKYQRRFPGFDDKIISMYARGMSVREIAGHLRELYAIDVSPDLISAVTDAVLDEITAWQGRPLELVYPLVFFDALRVKIRDEGLVRNKAVHVALGVRADGTKEILGIWLEQNEGAKFWLRVMNELRNRGVEDILIAVVDGLKGFPDAIVAVFPDATVQTCIVHLLRQSLDYVSYKDRKSVAAALKEIYRALDAASGAAALDAFEAGDWGRKYPAISQSWRWAWPEVVPFYALTRDVRRLVYTTNAIEALHAKLRRAVRARGHFPTDEAALKLLFLVLNRTEKAWTMPAREWSSAKAQFAILFGERFTKALA, encoded by the coding sequence ATGGCCCGCCGCAAGCAGCCCACCATTCCTGACACGATCCTCGACCAGTTGCTGGCCGGAGCCGATCCCAAGACGGCATTTGACCCGAACGGGCTCATCGACGAATTGAAGAAGGCGTTTGCCGAGCGCGCGCTGAACGCCGAGATGGACCACCATCTGGCCAGCGGCGAGAACGGCAACGCCCGTAACGGCTACGGCAAGAAGACGGTGCTGACCGACAGCAGCCGCATCGAACTGGAGGTTCCCCGGGACTGGCAGGCGACGTTCGACCCGCAGTTGATTGCCAAGTACCAGCGACGCTTTCCCGGCTTCGACGACAAGATCATCTCGATGTATGCACGCGGCATGAGCGTGCGCGAGATCGCCGGCCATCTGCGCGAGCTCTACGCCATTGACGTCTCGCCGGACCTGATCAGCGCCGTCACCGACGCCGTGCTGGACGAGATTACGGCTTGGCAGGGGCGGCCGCTTGAGCTTGTCTATCCCCTGGTCTTCTTCGACGCGCTACGGGTCAAGATCCGGGACGAGGGTCTCGTCCGCAATAAGGCCGTGCATGTGGCGCTTGGCGTCAGGGCCGACGGAACCAAGGAAATCCTAGGCATCTGGCTCGAGCAGAACGAGGGCGCAAAGTTCTGGCTTCGGGTCATGAACGAGCTCAGGAACCGCGGCGTCGAGGATATCCTGATCGCCGTGGTCGACGGGCTGAAGGGCTTTCCCGACGCGATCGTCGCAGTCTTCCCCGATGCCACGGTCCAGACCTGCATCGTCCACCTCCTGCGCCAGAGCCTCGACTATGTGTCCTACAAGGACCGCAAATCGGTCGCGGCGGCGCTGAAGGAGATCTACCGGGCACTAGATGCGGCGTCAGGCGCGGCCGCCCTGGACGCTTTCGAGGCGGGTGACTGGGGGCGGAAATATCCGGCCATCTCCCAGAGCTGGCGGTGGGCCTGGCCGGAGGTCGTGCCGTTCTATGCCCTGACCCGTGACGTCCGGCGTCTCGTCTACACCACCAACGCCATCGAGGCCCTGCATGCCAAGCTGAGGCGGGCTGTCAGGGCCCGGGGCCACTTCCCAACCGACGAGGCTGCCTTGAAGTTGCTCTTCCTCGTCTTGAACCGCACCGAGAAAGCGTGGACCATGCCCGCCAGGGAATGGTCCTCCGCGAAGGCCCAGTTCGCCATTCTCTTCGGCGAACGCTTCACGAAGGCCCTCGCCTGA
- the tnpB gene encoding IS66 family insertion sequence element accessory protein TnpB (TnpB, as the term is used for proteins encoded by IS66 family insertion elements, is considered an accessory protein, since TnpC, encoded by a neighboring gene, is a DDE family transposase.): MIPVPSGVRVWLATGHTDMRKGFDGLALIAQETLKRDPHSGHLIVFRGRRGDLIKILWHDGRGMCLFAKRLDRGRFLWPSTADGTVTITAGQLGYLLEGIDWRMPQKTWRPTAAG; the protein is encoded by the coding sequence ATGATCCCGGTTCCGAGCGGCGTCAGGGTCTGGCTCGCGACGGGCCACACGGACATGCGCAAGGGCTTCGATGGTCTGGCGCTGATCGCTCAGGAGACATTGAAGCGCGATCCGCATTCGGGGCATCTGATCGTGTTCCGCGGTCGCCGCGGCGACCTGATCAAGATCCTGTGGCACGACGGCCGGGGCATGTGCCTGTTCGCCAAGCGGCTGGATCGAGGCCGGTTCCTGTGGCCTTCGACCGCCGACGGCACGGTGACGATCACGGCCGGCCAACTCGGCTATCTGCTCGAAGGGATCGACTGGCGGATGCCGCAGAAGACGTGGCGCCCGACCGCGGCCGGATGA
- the tnpA gene encoding IS66-like element accessory protein TnpA, with the protein MSISEHKHVSKDDDGPVRRFEGFNGAGRRRTVEEKTAIVAETLGGAETVSEVARRHDICPSLVFTWRRQAREGRLGSVRDAPPLLPVTIEGDGAATACGSDRSRRATRLIEIDLGRGRRVRVDRDVDADALRLVLDVLGGR; encoded by the coding sequence ATGTCGATTTCAGAGCATAAGCACGTGTCCAAGGACGACGATGGTCCTGTCCGCCGCTTCGAGGGCTTCAACGGCGCGGGTCGACGGCGGACGGTGGAGGAGAAGACCGCGATCGTGGCGGAGACGCTCGGCGGGGCCGAGACGGTGTCCGAAGTGGCGCGGCGTCACGACATCTGCCCAAGCTTAGTGTTCACGTGGCGCCGCCAGGCTCGCGAAGGGCGACTCGGCAGTGTCAGGGACGCTCCGCCGCTTCTGCCGGTGACGATCGAAGGCGACGGCGCCGCGACGGCCTGCGGATCGGATCGATCCCGCCGTGCGACGAGGTTGATCGAGATCGACCTCGGCCGTGGTCGGCGGGTCCGGGTCGACCGTGACGTCGATGCCGATGCGCTGCGTCTTGTCCTCGATGTCCTGGGCGGCCGATGA